From a region of the Lactuca sativa cultivar Salinas chromosome 4, Lsat_Salinas_v11, whole genome shotgun sequence genome:
- the LOC111921361 gene encoding uncharacterized protein LOC111921361: protein MATATMATAAGAAALLYYTLNKKLQSGTTPDDEEESDSLVQSHGSSGVERVSSRLIQAPATWLETISTLSETLRFTYSETLGKWPIGDLAFGITYLLKRQGNLHVSSVYGGEESLQLTGPEIVSELKYLLDLLTLCWHFSKKTFPMFLEETGFSPEDVLIQEPKAGILKPAFTILINHKTKTFLLLIRGTHSIKDTLTAATGAVVPFHHTIVHEGGVTNLVLGYAHCGMVAAARWIAKLATPLLLKAFQDYPDYKLQIVGHSLGGGTAALLTYVLREQKELSATTCVTFAPGACMTWELADSGNEFITSVINGADLVPTFSAASVDDLRAEVTASAWLNDLRTQIEHTRILRTFYRSASALGSRLPSMATARAKVAGAGEILRPVSSGTQVVMRRAQSMAQAASAWSRPTLDISSWSCMGPRRRPAAAANMMLPEQPSSTTETTARALELPVSSSDETNVSGSRSADVAGTHEDRMTEFELWEQLEHELYEQSEGEEADVAKEMREEEEAAKVSPENSAPDTKEAHRFFPAGKIMHIVTAPEVVEERENIATSSSETDDDKVDDEVVEDKVGIYLAPRSLYSKIRLSHSMITDHFMPVYRRQMEKLLRELEKEDKVSLKSHNSSSEEIELVL, encoded by the exons ATGGCGACAGCAACAATGGCAACAGCAGCGGGTGCAGCTGCTCTGTTATATTATACTTTAAACAAAAAACTACAATCAGGCACAACACccgatgatgaagaagaaagtgATAGCCTTGTACAGAGTCATGGTTCTTCAGGAGTTGAACGAGTATCCAGTAGACTAATCCAGGCTCCTGCAACATGGCTGGAAACCATTTCAACTTTATCAGAAACTCTTCGATTTACATATTCAGAAACTTTAGGTAAATGGCCAATTGGAGATTTAGCTTTCGGCATCACCTATTTGTTGAAAAGACAG GGGAATTTGCATGTCAGTAGTGTATATGGAGGTGAAGAAAGCCTGCAACTTACAGGGCCTGAAATAGTTTCTGAGCTTAAATATCTCTTGGACTTGTTGACTCTTTGCTGGCATTTCTCCAAAAAAACATTTCCCATGTTTCTAGAGGAGACAGGCTTTTCACCTGAAGATGTTCTTATTCAGGAACCCAAAGCTGGA ATTTTGAAGCCGGCTTTTacaatattaataaaccataagacAAAAACATTCCTTCTATTGATTCGTGGGACCCACAGCATCAAGGACACTCTAACAGCTGCAACAGGGGCAGTTGTGCCATTTCATCATACAATTGTGCATGAAGGAGGAGTTACTAATTTGGTATTAGGTTATGCTCATTGTGGAATGGTTGCAGCTGCTCGATGGATTGCAAAGCTTGCAACTCCTCTTCTTCTTAAAGCATTCCAAGATTACCCTGATTATAAGCTTCAG ATCGTTGGACATTCTTTGGGTGGTGGAACTGCTGCACTTTTAACTTATGTCTTAAGGGAACAGAAAGAACTCTCTGCAACTACCTGTGTCACATTTGCTCCAG GTGCTTGTATGACATGGGAGTTGGCAGATTCAGGGAATGAATTCATTACATCTGTCATAAACGGAGCTGATCTTGTCCCCACATTCTCAGCTGCTTCAGTGGACGATTTACGTGCAGAG GTTACAGCATCAGCATGGCTGAATGATTTAAGAACTCAAATCGAACATACAAGAATTCTTAGAACATTTTACCGGTCAGCATCCGCTTTAGGCTCCCGCCTTCCATCCATGGCAACCGCCAGAGCAAAAGTCGCTGGAGCCGGCGAAATCCTCCGGCCAGTTTCCAGTGGCACACAG GTGGTGATGAGGCGAGCACAAAGCATGGCTCAGGCGGCATCCGCATGGTCCCGCCCGACTCTCGACATCTCATCATGGTCCTGCATGGGCCCCCGCCGGAGACCGGCGGCAGCCGCCAACATGATGTTGCCGGAGCAGCCGTCTTCCACCACCGAAACGACAGCTCGAGCGCTCGAACTCCCAGTGTCTTCATCGGACGAAACAAACGTATCGGGCTCACGTTCTGCTGACGTGGCGGGCACCCATGAAGACCGAATGACCGAGTTTGAACTATGGGAACAGCTTGAACATGAGCTGTATGAGCAGAGTGAAGGGGAGGAGGCTGACGTGGCAAAGGAGATGAGAGAGGAGGAAGAGGCGGCAAAGGTGTCGCCGGAGAACAGTGCACCGGATACGAAGGAGGCGCATAGGTTTTTTCCGGCGGGGAAGATCATGCATATAGTGACGGCTCCAGAGGTTGTGGAGGAGAGAGAAAATATTGCCACGTCATCAAGTGAAACAGATGATGATAAGGTTGATGATGAGGTGGTGGAAGATAAAGTGGGGATATATTTGGCGCCAAGGTCGTTGTATAGTAAAATTAGATTGTCACATAGTATGATAACTGATCATTTTATGCCGGTTTATAGACGACAGATGGAGAAGTTATTACGAGAGCTTGAGAAAGAAGATAAGGTGTCGTTGAAAAGTCATAATAGTAGCTCTGAAGAAATTGAACTAGTGTTATAG